One Phaeodactylum tricornutum CCAP 1055/1 chromosome 28, whole genome shotgun sequence DNA window includes the following coding sequences:
- a CDS encoding predicted protein: MSIVRNSTADSSVVLVTAPGWSERSRSDGLVQVEAVRSENVDIPKTNLIKHFVESRFGGETKDGHLTEMKEMPLKVTPSPNQQTEADADFDACQQYNCETSGENEKEEASDLNGPFGTMSAFASAVMSSILLDGNNSESPQSNPSVESVSMSFVLGKTYHPLHDYSIRRDDERSLFWFTYRCDFPEIAPYNITSDAGWGCMLRSAQMMLGQALRLHFKSRDWRPPQLLARRRQDSFIRSVLTWFADYPSSSESVYSLHNMVAAGLSKYDKLPGEWYGPGTACYVMRDLVHIHEKQQALGKTRLDRRIFRVYVAPQGTVYRDTIHAFMTTEARVRIEEKKKVKEQTQPQAHPLDLEWEEELMESANTVEWDTALLLLVPLRLGLTSLNEEYVQSLAHTFSLPQSVGVLGGRPRGARWFYGAQKDGSKIFGLDPHTVQTAPGRQTARVNGQASSVVELSDDYLRSCHTTCPEMFPFCKMDPSIALGFYCRTRADLNHVLNSMGAWQKEHSSIPELFSVLDRAPDYSANVDDLLLGGDSSMMETSGFEDEASDADEYVML, translated from the coding sequence ATGAGCATCGTTCGGAATTCCACCGCGGATTCCTCGGTTGTGTTGGTAACTGCGCCTGGATGGTCCGAGAGGTCTCGTTCGGATGGGTTGGTCCAGGTGGAAGCGGTGCGGTCTGAAAACGTCGATATTCCTAAAACAAACTTGATTAAACACTTTGTCGAGTCTAGGTTCGGCGGTGAAACAAAGGATGGTCATTTGACAGAAATGAAGGAAATGCCGCTGAAGGTCACGCCGTCTCCGAATCAACAAACCGAGGCGGATGCAGACTTTGACGCCTGTCAACAATACAACTGCGAAACGAGTGgagaaaacgaaaaggagGAAGCTAGTGATCTTAATGGTCCTTTCGGTACTATGAGTGCGTTTGCTTCCGCGGTTATGTCCTCTATCCTGCTGGATGGCAATAATTCGGAAAGTCCGCAATCAAACCCTTCTGTTGAAAGCGTTTCAATGTCTTTTGTGCTTGGAAAGACATACCATCCGCTACACGACTATTCCATTCGTCGAGATGATGAAAGGTCGCTCTTCTGGTTTACGTACCGCTGCGACTTTCCGGAGATTGCCCCCTACAACATTACAAGTGATGCTGGATGGGGTTGCATGCTAAGGTCGGCACAGATGATGCTGGGTCAAGCCCTTCGCTTGCATTTCAAGTCGCGGGATTGGCGACCTCCGCAACTTTTGGCACGCAGACGGCAGGATTCATTTATTAGAAGCGTTTTGACCTGGTTTGCGGATTATCCTTCTTCAAGTGAGAGCGTATACTCACTGCATAACATGGTAGCAGCTGGACTTTCCAAGTACGATAAGCTTCCAGGGGAATGGTATGGACCAGGTACAGCTTGCTATGTGATGCGCGACTTGGTACATATTCATGAGAAGCAACAAGCTTTGGGAAAAACTCGTCTTGATCGGCGCATATTTCGGGTCTATGTTGCTCCACAAGGTACCGTATATCGAGATACTATTCATGCCTTCATGACGACAGAAGCTAGAGTACGGATCgaagaaaaaaagaaagTGAAGGAGCAAACTCAACCTCAAGCTCATCCCTTAGATTTGGAATGGGAAGAAGAGCTCATGGAATCGGCGAACACTGTTGAATGGGATACAGCACTGTTGCTATTGGTACCGTTGCGGCTTGGACTGACTAGCTTAAATGAAGAGTACGTGCAATCTCTTGCCCACACCTTCAGCTTGCCACAATCGGTAGGTGTTTTGGGTGGTCGTCCGCGTGGAGCCCGCTGGTTTTACGGAGCGCAAAAGGACGGGAGTAAAATTTTCGGGCTGGATCCTCATACGGTACAAACAGCACCCGGTCGACAGACGGCACGCGTCAACGGTCAAGCTTCGTCGGTCGTTGAGCTATCTGACGACTACTTACGATCATGCCACACAACCTGCCCTGAAATGTTTCCTTTTTGCAAGATGGACCCAAGCATTGCACTTGGATTTTATTGTCGGACGAGAGCTGATTTGAATCACGTTTTGAATTCCATGGGGGCTTGGCAAAAAGAACATTCATCTATTCCAGAGCTTTTTAGTGTTTTGGATAGGGCTCCAGATTACTCGGCCAACGTCGACGATCTTCTTTTGGGAGGGGATTCCTCAATGATGGAGACTTCTGGCTTTGAAGACGAAGCAAGTGACGCAGATGAATACGTTATGCTGTGA
- a CDS encoding predicted protein, whose protein sequence is MPFPRFRPSKDSAAAITLGSVDDTASSRTNTTASTPSSGTTTTTSSRKKKGSGFFGNKGKTSTAALFPSIPCEEKTELRLSRIMKSTGKSPILRTKAKADDPTISTIASATSNKSWSTLGNSTTTSLTDCNQMLALAQPGVSLTSIPCLESPPSLLANRPASLLHMPLPTSNSSFDVPSYVLEPHEHEELGCLRFAFNSLASATASALNNASNKPILMIEAEIPGDRQAGYDIFSHPLIVEAATSFFTTVFPPEVSWNQPERTATQKSCRTWVYFLSSQDTSVNLVPPVRGDELTLGCTVKAMVRALQASNATIVPNYLLLLLEESAADQSVAVLGTTNPAVAEVELAGLEGVTATQAGAIDRHKIVKVHYDTSRLGYCSLIRYALQKHVVDMIYFDSNEQKQAAQVEIARVQRDDCKLFPFARTMQLDYDPKPALRRTPLRYVPLTNLQATRANRVVSQGAFDQAMHLLSPQQGLILMQAMRNPKTLHEVVDVPILVAWQSVCTQKHPKHILENQERTSEEVVQNPDEEVEVKRYFR, encoded by the coding sequence ATGCCATTTCCGCGTTTTCGTCCCTCAAAAGACTCTGCGGCGGCAATAACGTTGGGCTCCGTCGACGACACGGCATCCAGTAGGACTAACACTACTGCAAGTACGCCCAGTAGCGGTACTACAACAACTACAAGCTCGCGCAAGAAGAAAGGATCTGGCTTCTTCGGAAACAAGGGAAAGACATCCACCGCAGCACTCTTTCCTTCGATTCCTTGCGAGGAAAAGACAGAATTACGACTCAGCAGAATCATGAAGTCTACAGGAAAGTCCCCTATACTACGCACTAAAGCAAAAGCGGATGACCCCACGATTAGCACCATTGCGAGTGCGACCAGCAATAAGTCTTGGTCTACTCTCGGGAACTCCACCACCACATCCCTTACCGATTGCAACCAGATGCTTGCCTTGGCGCAACCTGGCGTGTCTTTGACGTCGATTCCGTGTTTGGAATCGCCTCCTTCGTTGCTTGCAAATCGCCCTGCTAGTCTGCTTCATATGCCTCTGCCTACTTCTAACAGTAGCTTCGATGTGCCATCGTACGTGCTCGAGCCTCACGAACATGAGGAACTTGGATGCCTGCGATTCGCCTTTAACTCTCTTGCGTCAGCTACCGCAAGCGCATTGAACAATGCCTCCAACAAGCCTATTCTGATGATCGAAGCCGAAATTCCTGGTGACCGCCAAGCTGGATACGATATTTTTTCGCATCCACTTATAGTGGAAGCTGCGACGTCTTTTTTCACCACCGTTTTTCCTCCCGAAGTTTCTTGGAATCAGCCAGAACGGACGGCGACGCAAAAATCATGTCGGACTTGGGTCTACTTTTTGTCTAGTCAGGACACGTCTGTCAATCTAGTTCCACCCGTCCGCGGCGATGAATTAACACTGGGTTGTACCGTTAAAGCAATGGTACGAGCTCTACAAGCATCGAACGCAACGATTGTACCAAACTATCTCCTGTTGCTTCTGGAGGAGTCCGCTGCGGACCAGAGTGTCGCAGTTTTGGGGACTACAAATCCGGCTGTCGCGGAAGTCGAATTGGCAGGCCTAGAAGGGGTGACCGCGACACAAGCCGGTGCTATTGATCGCCACAAGATCGTGAAGGTCCATTACGATACCTCTCGACTGGGATATTGCAGTTTGATTCGATACGCTCTACAGAAGCACGTGGTCGATATGATCTACTTCGATTCCAATGAACAAAAACAAGCCGCTCAGGTCGAGATTGCTCGTGTCCAACGTGATGATTGCAAGTTGTTTCCGTTTGCGCGCACGATGCAGCTAGATTACGACCCCAAGCCGGCCCTCCGTCGCACGCCTTTGCGCTATGTACCATTAACAAACCTACAAGCGACCCGAGCAAATCGGGTAGTTTCTCAAGGCGCCTTCGATCAAGCCATGCACTTGCTCAGTCCGCAGCAGGGATTAATTCTGATGCAGGCTATGCGCAACCCGAAAACTTTGCATGAAGTTGTTGATGTGCCCATTCTAGTAGCATGGCAATCTGTGTGTACGCAAAAACATCCCAAACATATATTGGAGAACCAAGAAAGGACGAGCGAGGAAGTTGTTCAAAATCCTGACGAAGAGGTGGAGGTGAAGCGATATTTCAGATAG
- a CDS encoding predicted protein produces MERTEDAGDRAESPGQPSEGPANAPTEGVDEINDFEQDNLTAHSLEESHWTGTETVVSQDDVPDALLLNLFCARAKAPKETEDSLIEAEESWQPVREWLGSHDAEQVRAAAEQRGENGLTAIHFACRNVPPLDVIDVFLSIAADTVQWPDGFGWLPIHYACASGSEEAVIKALAEHFPESKTATDGRGRTPLHFALGDKPASPDVIFLLSSSGAASFPDDIGMLPLHYACAFGASEEVLYVLTDAYPEAITSRDKRQRTPLHFALSNAGRKTVPAAVRLLLSLDRRIVNSVEGGPLPLSVLAAYAAIVRNEDENRDKRESVQRCLEHLLHAEPEPTADFFTALQSLPDWLSERAVVMPVVQILLNEKISQRFPTAVLMMDFYVLTMVIISYSHNVVNSIQRRFDDDDTNDTIATKSLIPLYLGVAYFALREVVQIMSLLSLKVFKLWLYDPSNYLNVAFIALVLSWTVVMDSGAGDRDTFRVGAAVSVTILWVKLLAYLRNMLIDFAVFVGGVFYVVRRLAAFLLALGLILVAFAQMFYTVFQQTDYCRNQPQNDLDYDLILAETRCDASTLRPYCGFWTSFLSVYTMLLGEVDEDDFESSGVAMALFVIFMFLVVILLANVLIAIVTDSYKVIQYQRAAIVFWTNRLDFVAEMDAIANGPWKSRVKKSLGMLDQDEDGAQQRDVFGKDLWKQIMDLFEDDSFDGMSTVDFIAFALLRVVACVFIIPMWLLLGIVTVGWFWPPQVREAVFTSKVSKHSSDTAKEDELRRTQVKQLQQDVIEMRDDLLQELALDRTQIVQMKSQVAERKLEIANEMKQVKRLVTMLFERQIAFSA; encoded by the exons ATGGAACGCACTGAAGACGCTGGCGATCGGGCCGAGTCTCCTGGACAGCCTAGCGAAGGTCCTGCGAATGCCCCAACCGAGGGCGTTGACGAGATCAACGACTTTGAGCAGGACAATTTGACCGCGCATAGTTTGGAAGAATCGCACTGGACCGGCACCGAAACTGTAGTTTCCCAGGACGACGTACCGGACGCACTTTTGCTCAACTTGTTTTGTGCCCGCGCCAAGGCTCcgaaagaaacggaagacAGCCTGATCGAAGCGGAAGAATCTTGGCAGCCGGTACGCGAATGGCTCGGCTCGCACGACGCCGAGCAAGTGCGGGCGGCGGCGGAACAACGCGGTGAAAATGGACTCACAGCAATTCACTTCGCCTGCCGAAACGTGCCGCCTTTGGATGTGATCGACGTCTTCTTGTCCATTGCGGCCGACACGGTACAGTGGCCCGACGGCTTTGGTTGGTTGCCCATTCACTACGCGTGCGCCAGTGGATCGGAAGAAGCCGTAATCAAAGCCCTGGCGGAACATTTCCCGGAAAGTAAGACGGCAACCGATGGCAGAGGTCGGACGCCCTTGCATTTTGCCTTGGGAGATAAGCCGGCGAGTCCGGATGTCATCTTTTTGTTGAGCTCTTCCGGCGCGGCGTCGTTTCCAGACGATATTGGCATGTTG CCGTTACACTATGCCTGCGCTTTCGGCGCGTCCGAAGAAGTCCTGTACGTCCTTACGGATGCCTATCCCGAGGCCATCACGTCACGTGATAAGCGCCAGCGAACACCGTTGCATTTTGCTCTGTCCAACGCCGGTCGCAAAACTGTACCTGCAGCTGTTCGTCTCCTTTTGTCTCTGGATCGACGAATTGTCAATTCTGTCGAGGGTGGACCGTTGCCGCTCAGCGTCTTGGCAGCGTACGCAGCCATAGTCCggaacgaagacgaaaatCGGGACAAGCGAGAATCGGTCCAACGCTGTTTGGAACATCTACTCCACGCTGAACCGGAACCCACCGCTGATTTCTTTACGGCGCTACAGTCTTTACCTGATTGGCTGTCAGAACGGGCTGTGGTCATGCCTGTGGTGCAGATTTTATTAAACGAAAAGATTTCGCAACGGTTTCCCACCGCAGTCCTTATGATGGATTTTTACGTAT TGACTATGGTTATCATTTCCTATTCACATAACGTGGTGAATTCCATTCAACGTCGGTTTGATGATGACGACACAAACGATACAATTGCAACCAAATCGTTGATTCCTCTCTACTTGGGCGTCGCATACTTTGCACTGCGTGAAGTCGTCCAAATCATGTCGCTGTTGAGCCTCAAGGTCTTCAAGCTATGGCTTTACGATCCAAGTAATTATCTCAACGTGGCGTTCATCGCTTTGGTTTTGAGTTGGACGGTTGTCATGGATAGCGGAGCTGGCGATCGCGACACTTTTCGAGTCGGCGCTGCCGTGTCGGTCACCATTTTATGGGTCAAGCTCCTCGCATATCTACGCAATATGCTGATTGACTTCGCCGTCTTTGTTGGTGGGGTGTTTTACGTTGTACGACGTCTAGCAGCCTTTCTCTTGGCTTTAGGACTTATTCTGGTTGCGTTCGCGCAAATGTTCTACACGGTTTTTCAACAGACAGACTACTGTCGAAATCAACCGCAAAATGATTTGGACTACGACCTGATACTGGCAGAAACTCGGTGCGATGCCAGCACGCTACGTCCGTACTGTGGCTTTTGGACTTCTTTTCTGAGCGTATACACCATGTTGCTAGGAGAAGTAGACGAGGACGACTTCGAATCGTCTGGGGTGGCCATGGCACTATTCGTCATCTTTATGTTCTTGGTCGTAATTTTGCTTGCAAACGTGTTAATTGCTATCGTTACGGACAGTTACAAAGTGATTCAATATCAGCGTGCTGCCATAGTGTTTTGGACAAATCGCTTGGATTTCGTCGCAGAGATGGATGCCATAGCAAATGGACCCTGGAAGAGCCGCGTCAAGAAATCCTTGGGCATGTTGGATCAAGATGAAGATGGAGCGCAACAACGGGATGTCTTTGGAAAGGATCTATGGAAACAGATTATGGATTTGTTTGAAGACGACTCGTTTGACGGGATGTCAACGGTGGACTTTATTGCTTTCGCGCTCCTTCGGGTGGTTGCTTGCGTCTTTATCATTCCTATGTGGCTGCTACTGGGCATTGTTACTGTTGGGTGGTTTTGGCCTCCACAAGTTCGGGAAGCGGTCTTCACAAGTAAGGTGTCAAAGCACTCCTCTGACACTGCAAAAGAGGACGAATTACGTCGAACACAAGTCAAGCAGCTTCAACAAGACGTGATTGAGATGCGGGACGACCTCTTACAAGAACTTGCTTTGGATCGGACCCAAATTGTCCAGATGAAATCGCAAGTAGCTGAGCGAAAACTGGAGATAGCCAACGAAATGAAGCAAGTGAAGAGGCTCGTCACTATGTTGTTTGAGAGGCAAATTGCCTTCTCAGCATAA
- a CDS encoding predicted protein: MGKSNKKGNDVKTALATAPKCTCDHPFTCTCGNRPPRPSKGHKWDPESQTWGGKGHKQKGASGQIALKSQEARTTDVGKTQVAQWQCLPSQLLEEVCKRQKRICPKYKNIDKAKGKFRYRVILPDGKDTQKDLFFVPASSVVNEEQAKEEACLLALLQLTPTLPHERKLPDPYKLTWLNAINALKTASKDVSNEASVTSGSALTRVAKPSAISTQPSPGCAQASANLIRGTSYASSAERRNMLQEKTRERNARIRRHENIRMANQNHPVFMGARIRKEIERLLRGDTNFLQHDDGEDNTVDAVDDDAQEYVEHRLCHEGFTKRQSRSAFDEVVGKNPAFTEDEWEKAYEACLQWLLVHLNEDQLPEGFDPRGRTLDVVVPDSLKQTGTKHNSSGTDGCPPETLVVAAHYGLTVPEANELCKMASRGTREPEDVLWEIVHEAVGATCHQLNTPLIERDSNVESTHEEVEALQAIFGSDFSSVREGTFVSNSVMLKEWGLSLCVVVEEGLYPSRLPEKVLLSGKWTVGQVGTSIHYEIAKFLSSFQPGEPVFFEIHGLVLSLLQNVERLKTESLVSLLDIDSEITSTIKRSLDDRALEPSRERGKLQSRVIRRARERSPFWSKLPTDTRPAVAHPNIPRSLNSIRKSLPAASARTEFLRVMREADKSFSRDRSEPAWSSRSRYWGYRMWKDDIPQFILEESPNDAKIVVCQPRRLAATGVATRVAEERGEQQAGVGSVGYVVRGDSAMGESTRLLFCTTGVLLRQLQTEGALDCITHVVVDEVHERHLDTDVLLGLLKQSIGSRKNIRVILMSATLDAGRFAAYFGENTPRIHIPGRTYPVKDYMLEDVLLMTGYIPRKQKKRNGDSSGSIDKDETSMEESNLESVDFPPKELTSHGFPVEDLVRRIDETLVDYDMLGQLVKHLIANSSAGSDGSILVFLAGAPEINRAQEAVKRWTDGFPLLLLQLHGGLQPREQNLVFKPAATGLTKVILSTNVAETSITIPDCTIVIDSAREKQSSYDAANRMPLLLEQFCSKASLKQRRGRAGRVREGKCYKLISRSTYDGLRDHGEPEIQRCALDQTLLTLLFLGVESSAKGLFMESLLDPPSKVSFVAAIDSLRQLGAIATPSGEDLKLTPLGTHLAGIPAPPMVGKSCREAALAMAAAMSVGRSPFLKIDVSRKRGKDKIDERAGIEEMKNHQILEGRRNLFTIVGNSDHALLASVFLKWKNLDSGGGSRKRFCDSLGLSIPGMRDMLQLFRQLDTALASIGYISSVDSDRNGHSWRIIRTCAVAAMSPAQLVKVVRPATVYHETAEGAREKDGQAKELKFYVRTSVDASAKSNGNSWNGKEERVFMHPSSSSFATCSYGCPWLVYFSLVRTSKAFLRDVTECSAYALLLFGGKLDVQASKGVIVVDGWAKLSANARIGSLVGGLRLKVDELLEKKAADPSFDVAATKEMQLIVKLVVSDGLGI; this comes from the exons ATGGGAAAATCCAATAAGAAGGGAAACGATGTCaagacggcgttggcgacaGCACCTAAGTGTACTTGCGATCATCCTTTTACTTGTACTTGTGGAAATCGACCTCCCCGACCCTCCAAGGGTCACAAGTGGGATCCCGAGAGCCAGACGTGGGGTGGAAAAGGGCACAAGCAGAAGGGTGCATCTGGACAGATAGCCTTGAAGAGTCAGGAAGCCAGGACAACCGATGTCGGAAAAACTCAAGTTGCCCAATGGCAGTGCCTTCCTTCCCAACTATTGGAGGAAGTGTGCAAGCGTCAAAAGCGTATTTGTCCCAAGTACAAGAACATTGACAAAGCGAAAGGTAAATTTAGGTACAGAGTCATACTTCCAGACGGAAAAGATACTCAAAAGGATCTCTTCTTTGTACCCGCTTCCTCGGTGGTAAACGAGGAAcaagccaaagaagaagcctGTTTACTGGCACTTCTTCAACTAACACCGACTTTGCCGCACGAAAGAAAGCTTCCCGATCCCTACAAGTTGACTTGGTTAAACGCAATCAACGCACTAAAAACAGCTAGTAAAGACGTGTCAAATGAGGCGAGCGTCACTTCGGGTTCTGCTCTCACCAGGGTTGCTAAACCTAGCGCCATTTCAACACAACCAAGTCCGGGGTGCGCGCAAGCGTCAGCCAATCTGATCAGGGGGACTTCATATGCAAGTTCTGCGGAGCGTCGGAATATGTTACAGGAGAAGACCCGCGAGCGAAACGCACGCATTCGACGTCATGAAAATATACGCATGGCAAACCAGAATCATCCCGTATTTATGGGCGCAAGAATTCGGAAAGAGATCGAACGCTTGCTACGTGGCGACACGAACTTCTTGCAGCATGATGATGGAGAAGATAATACAGTAGATGCTGTGGACGATGACGCTCAGGAATATGTGGAACATCGTCTCTGCCATGAAGGCTTTACGAAACGTCAATCACGTTCTGCATTCGACGAAGTTGTGGGGAAGAACCCCGCTTTCACGGAGGACGAATGGGAAAAGGCCTACGAAGCTTGTCTTCAGTGGTTATTGGTGCACTTGAACGAAGACCAACTGCCTGAAGGCTTCGATCCTCGAGGACGTACTCTCGATGTAGTTGTTCCTGACTCTTTAAAACAAACCGGGACTAAGCACAACTCTTCGGGTACAGATGGCTGTCCTCCAGAAACTCTTGTAGTCGCTGCACACTACGGTCTGACAGTCCCAGAAGCTAACGAGCTCTGTAAAATGGCTTCCAGAGGCACAAGAGAACCTGAAGACGTCTTATGGGAAATCGTCCATGAGGCAGTGGGTGCTACGTGTCATCAGCTGAATACACCTCTTATCGAAAGAGACAGTAATGTAGAATCTACACACGAAGAGGTCGAAGCATTGCAGGCAATTTTTGGTTCTGATTTCAGCTCTGTCAGAGAAGGCACCTTTGTTTCGAATTCAGTGATGCTCAAAGAATGGGGGCTTTCACTTTGCGTTGTTGTGGAGGAAGGTCTTTACCCTAGTAGACTGCCCGAAAAGGTATTGCTTTCGGGTAAATGGACTGTCGGACAGGTCGGTACAAGCATTCACTATGAAATTGCCAAGTTCCTTTCCTCGTTTCAACCAGGCGAGCCTGTCTTTTTCGAGATCCATGGTCTTGTGTTGTCTTTATTGCAGAATGTCGAGAGGCTGAAAACAGAATCGCTGGTATCGTTGCTCGATATCGACAGTGAAATAACAAGTACAATCAAGCGCTCGTTAGACGACAGAGCGCTAGAGCCCAGTCGGGAAAGGGGCAAGCTCCAGTCTCGAGTGATCCGTCGTGCTCGCGAACGAAGTCCTTTCTGGAGCAAGCTCCCTACAGATACCCGGCCAGCTGTGGCACACCCAAACATACCGAGATCTTTGAATTCGATACGAAAGTCTCTACCGGCAGCTTCCGCTCGAACGGAGTTTCTCCGCGTTATGAGAGAAGCGGATAAG TCTTTCTCACGTGATCGGTCCGAACCAGCGTGGTCGAGTCGTTCTCGTTACTGGGGATACAGGATGTGGAAAGACGAC ATACCTCAATttattttggaagaatctCCAAATGATGCAAAGATCGTTGTTTGTCAGCCTCGCAGATTGGCAGCTACAGGTGTGGCTACTAGGGTGGCTGAAGAACGAGGCGAACAACAGGCAGGAGTTGGTAGCGTGGGATATGTCGTTCGGGGGGACTCTGCAATGGGCGAAAGTACCCGGCTTTTGTTTTGCACAACTGGAGTCCTCCTGCGCCAACTACAGACTGAAGGAGCCCTAGACTGTATCACACacgttgttgttgacgaAGTTCACGAGCGCCATTTAGATACAGATGTACTCCTCGGACTATTGAAGCAAAGTATAGGAAGCCGAAAAAACATTCGCGTTATTCTCATGAGTGCGACATTGGATGCCGGTCGTTTTGCAGCCTATTTTGGGGAGAATACTCCTCGTATCCATATTCCAGGACGCACCTATCCTGTCAAAGACTATATGTTGGAAGATGTATTGCTGATGACTGGATATATCCCCCGAAaacagaagaagagaaatGGTGATTCATCAGGTTCCATAGATAAAGACGAGACCTCGATGGAAGAAAGCAACCTGGAAAGTGTTGACTTTCCACCGAAAGAGCTTACAAGCCACGGATTTCCAGTCGAAGATCTTGTGAGAAGAATTGACGAAACCTTGGTGGACTACGATATGTTGGGCCAACTAGTGAAGCATCTTATAGCGAATAGCAGCGCCGGTAGCGATGGTTCTATTCTCGTATTTTTGGCAGGTGCTCCCGAAATTAACAGAGCACAGGAGGCGGTTAAGCGTTGGACGGATGGGTTTCCTTTACTGCTTCTTCAACTCCATGGCGGATTGCAGCCCCGGGAGCAGAACCTAGTGTTCAAGCCAGCCGCTACGGGACTGACGAAAGTAATTCTTTCGACTAACGTGGCGGAGACCTCAATTACAATTCCCGATTGCACTATTGTAATCGACAGTGCTCGTGAGAAGCAATCGTCTTACGATGCTGCGAATCGTATGCCGCTTTTGCTTGAGCAATTTTGCTCGAAAGCAA GTCTTAAGCAACGGAGAGGAAGAGCAGGGCGCGTTCGGGAGGGTAAATGTTACAAGTTGATTTCTCGATCAACATATGACGGGCTTCGAGATCATGGAGAGCCAGAAATCCAACGATGCGCCTTGGATCAAACCCTTCTGactttgctttttcttggcgtcgAAAGTAGTGCAAAAGGACTATTCATGGAGAGTCTTCTTGATCCTCCCAGCAAAGTTTCATTTGTTGCAGCTATTGATAGCCTTCGTCAGCTAGGTGCTATTGCAACGCCTTCCGGGGAAGATCTCAAATTGACCCCTCTAGGAACTCATTTAGCAGGCATACCCGCTCCTCCAATGGTTGGAAAAA GTTGCAGAGAAGCAGCCCTAGCTATGGCAGCTGCAATGAGCGTTGGTAGAAGCCCCTTTCTCAAAATCGATGTTTCTCGCAAAAGAGGGAAAGACAAAATTGACGAGCGAGCAGGGATCGAGGAAATGAAGAACCATCAAATTTTAGAAGGGCGAAGAAATCTGTTTACAATTGTTGGCAACAGTGATCATGCACTTCTTGCAAGCGTCTttttgaaatggaaaaaTCTTGACTCGGGGGGTGGTTCTCGGAAACGTTTCTGTGATTCCCTTGGTCTTAGTATTCCTGGTATGCGCGATATGTTGCAGCTATTCCGTCAGCTTGATACAGCACTGGCTTCGATTGGGTATATTTCTTCTGTTGACTCCGACCGAAACGGACACTCATGGCGGATCATTCGTACGTGCGCAGTTGCTGCCATGTCACCAGCTCAACTCGTGAAGGTGGTACGACCCGCTACTGTCTATCACGAGACTGCCGAAGGCGCGAGGGAGAAAGATGGCCAAGCGAAAGAGCTGAAATTCTATGTCCGAACTTCTGTCGACGCTTCCGCAAAATCCAACGGAAACTCATGGaacggaaaagaagaacgTGTCTTTATGCATCCATCCTCGTCTAGCTTTGCAACTTGTTCGTATGGTTGTCCTTGGCTTGTCTACTTTTCTTTGGTACGGACCTCGAAAGCGTTTCTGAGAGACGTCACCGAATGCAGCGCGTACGCTTTGTTGCTCTTTGGAGGCAAACTCGACGTGCAAGCTTCCAAAGGAGTGATTGTGGTGGATGGCTGGGCCAAGCTGTCGGCAAATGCTCGAATTGGCTCGTTGGTAGGCGGCCTGCGCTTAAAAGTCGACGAGCTCCTCGAAAAGAAAGCTGCCGACCCAAGCTTTGACGTTGCAGCTACAAAGGAAATGCAGCTTATTGTTAAACTGGTTGTATCTGACGGTCTTGGGATCTAA
- a CDS encoding predicted protein — MKSAAFLLFLSAAAAFAPQRRTQSFISSKNMGYVPDGMSPEEYRKLRQKEQDKVKNKRFGAFGPQTFKSRSMQAFQKDLEEGKGGHLMPVFNAKEKLKSGKIKKEDIPYMQRLGAWDNSDVQNAKKKQWRGSDKKYNQNADQGGIGWSGNTPVRGPQSISKSEQKTPKKKFFGLF; from the exons ATGAAGAGTGCTGCTTTTCTCCTCTTTTTATCGGCTGCCGCGGCGTTTGCCCCTCAAAGACGAACCCAGTCGTTCATATCGTCGAAGAACA TGGGATACGTGCCTGATGGAATGTCACCTGAGGAATATCGTAAGCTTCGTCAAAAGGAACAAGATAAAGTGAAAAACAAGCGCTTCGGTGCTTTCGGACCACAAACTTTCAAGTCTCGATCCATGCAGGCCTTCCAGAAGGATTTAGAGGAAGGCAAAGGCGGTCACTTAATGCCAGTTTTTAATGCAAAGGAAAAACTAAAATCGGGCAAGATCAAGAAGGAGGATATCCCCTATATGCAGCGTCTTGGTGCGTGGGACAACAGTGACGTGCAGAACGCGAAGAAAAAACAGTGGAGAGGATCGGACAAGAAGTACAATCAGAACGCGGATCAGGGAGGTATTGGATGGTCGGGCAATACCCCTGTGCGTGGTCCGCAGTCTATTTCGAAGTCAGAGCAGAAAActccgaagaagaagttcTTCGGACTTTTCTGA